The sequence GAGCGAATAGCTGTGTAATACTAAATAATATTATATGAACAAGGGAGTATCCTTTTGATATTTACTACCCTGTCGATGCAGGATATCATCACAACACTTAGTGTCAAGGCCAAGGGGTGTGAAGCCGGTGAAACCTTCAGTTTTGAAACAGTTGATCCTGATATTGGGGAAGGGTATGCCGGAGAAATATTAGAGATAGCAGGGGAGAGCTACATTTACCGGGGCTATAAAGCATGGACAGATCTGTCAGAACTTTTAATGTGCAAAATGATGACCCCTGAAAAAAGTACCTATCCTCTGGTAAAACTCCATTTCAAAAAGCTAGAGACACAAAGCTCTTTTCATATAGCATCCTCAAGTTCCAAAGAAGAAAAATACGGTGTGGACTCCCATTTTTCACAGATACACAAAATGGAAGAACCGGCATTTCTGTACTACTACACGCAAGCGCTGCAAAATGCCAAGCTCAGTCAAAGAAGATCGATCTTGAACCTCGGTATCAATACAGGTGATGAGTTCAACGTCATCAAAAATAGTTTGGATACACATACCTATGAAAAAATGAAGCTTGTAGGCATTGACCATTCAACATCTGCCATCAGCTGTGCGAAGAGCTCTTTTCCCGAAGAGAATGTAACATTTTATGCACACGATATCAACGACTTGGAGCGTTTAAATCTGGGGAAATTCGATCTGCTTGTAAGCATAGGTACCCTTCAAAGCCCTAGTATCAACTTCAAGCCTTTTTTTATGTCATTGGTGCAAAACTATCTAGAAAAAGATGCGGCTATCATTTTAGGTTTTCCAAACAGTAGATGGATAGGGGGAGAGATGATCTATGGAGCCAAAGCGCCCAATTATACCATGAGTGAAATGTCACTGCTTTTTAATGATGTCATTTTTTGTAAGAAATATTTGCAGCAGAAGAAATTCAGGGTCACACTTACAGGAAAGCAATACATTTTTTTAACTGCTACAAAGATTATTTGAGTAGAATTTAGATAAATTCCAAACGAAAAGGCATCTCTATGAAACTCCAACTAGTTATGGCATCTTTACTCTGTACAGCAAGCATATATGCGTCACCGACACATCTCAATGAAACACAAGAGGGTATCAAGTATATCAAGATGCTTGGCGGTTCACTGAAAAGTCAACTCAAAGCACAACTTCAAGCCGATCCAAGCGGTTTCAGCGCTATAGGTTTTTGTACAGCAAAAGCACAGCTTATTACCAATGAGGTCAATGCACAACTTCCGGATCATGCAAAAGTAAGAAGAACTTCTCTTAGGACGAGAAACAGCATAAATAAGCCTGATATTAAAGATATAGAGGTGATGAAGGAGATCGAGGATTCGATCAAAAATAAAACAGCTACAGCTACGATGATCAGAAAAGTGAACACCAAGGAAACTACACGCTACTATAAACCATTGATAGTAGAAGCAGCATGTCTAAAGTGTCACGGTGAGAACATCTCTCCTGAGATACAAGCATTGATACAGGAATCCTATCCTGACGAGAATGCCAGCCACTACACTTTAGGTGCATTTAGAGGTGTTATCGTTTCAGAGATCAAAAAACGCTAAATCAACTATAAGAGGGGATTTACTCTATCCCCTCAAGTTTCTCCTACATCTT is a genomic window of Sulfurovum sp. XGS-02 containing:
- a CDS encoding methyltransferase domain-containing protein, translating into MIFTTLSMQDIITTLSVKAKGCEAGETFSFETVDPDIGEGYAGEILEIAGESYIYRGYKAWTDLSELLMCKMMTPEKSTYPLVKLHFKKLETQSSFHIASSSSKEEKYGVDSHFSQIHKMEEPAFLYYYTQALQNAKLSQRRSILNLGINTGDEFNVIKNSLDTHTYEKMKLVGIDHSTSAISCAKSSFPEENVTFYAHDINDLERLNLGKFDLLVSIGTLQSPSINFKPFFMSLVQNYLEKDAAIILGFPNSRWIGGEMIYGAKAPNYTMSEMSLLFNDVIFCKKYLQQKKFRVTLTGKQYIFLTATKII
- a CDS encoding DUF3365 domain-containing protein encodes the protein MKLQLVMASLLCTASIYASPTHLNETQEGIKYIKMLGGSLKSQLKAQLQADPSGFSAIGFCTAKAQLITNEVNAQLPDHAKVRRTSLRTRNSINKPDIKDIEVMKEIEDSIKNKTATATMIRKVNTKETTRYYKPLIVEAACLKCHGENISPEIQALIQESYPDENASHYTLGAFRGVIVSEIKKR